In the Planctomycetaceae bacterium genome, one interval contains:
- a CDS encoding efflux RND transporter periplasmic adaptor subunit, with translation MQITIIFIGVVMSGVFLLAGCKGKQQMTMPMPEVVAIKVHTQPVVLKTELPGRTSAYRIADVRPQVSGIIQKRLFTEGSDVNEGQVLYQIDPAPFQAAVNNAKASLTRAEASLPSVKSRVERYKELLVDKAVSQQEFDDATSSLNQIEAEIQYYKAMLDTANINLGYTKITAPISGRIGMSSITDGAMVTAYQQVVLATVQQLNPIYVDVPQSTSEMLRLNRHLKTGMLDQNEASKNTVKLFLEDGTPYPLAGTLQFRDITVDPTTASVILRVVFPNPEGELLPGMFMRAVIEEGVQEKAILIPQQAILRDVKGNPMAYVVNEDKEVEIRMLNLDRAIGDQWLVTSGLEVGDRLVIEGIQKVRPGAAVKVVIYKNGKDAKSAAQNQMSGSK, from the coding sequence ATGCAAATAACAATAATCTTTATTGGCGTTGTTATGTCGGGTGTGTTTTTGCTGGCAGGCTGCAAGGGCAAACAGCAGATGACAATGCCGATGCCTGAAGTCGTGGCGATTAAAGTGCATACACAGCCGGTAGTCCTTAAAACAGAATTGCCTGGTAGAACATCTGCGTATCGAATCGCGGATGTCAGGCCGCAGGTCAGTGGTATAATACAGAAGCGTTTGTTTACAGAAGGTTCGGATGTTAATGAAGGTCAGGTTCTGTATCAAATTGACCCGGCACCGTTTCAGGCCGCTGTTAATAATGCTAAAGCATCGCTTACCAGAGCCGAAGCAAGTTTGCCTTCTGTCAAATCGAGAGTTGAGCGATATAAGGAGTTGCTTGTTGATAAAGCCGTAAGTCAGCAGGAATTTGATGACGCGACAAGCTCGTTGAATCAAATTGAAGCTGAAATTCAATATTATAAAGCAATGCTTGATACGGCTAACATCAATCTCGGCTATACAAAAATTACCGCGCCGATTTCAGGTCGTATTGGCATGTCAAGTATAACCGATGGCGCTATGGTAACTGCTTATCAACAGGTGGTTCTTGCGACCGTTCAGCAGTTGAATCCGATTTATGTCGATGTGCCTCAATCCACATCGGAAATGTTGCGATTGAACAGACACCTGAAGACTGGTATGCTTGACCAGAACGAAGCGAGCAAAAACACAGTAAAACTTTTCCTTGAGGATGGTACGCCATATCCTTTGGCAGGCACTCTTCAGTTCCGTGATATAACGGTGGACCCGACGACGGCTTCTGTTATCCTGCGGGTAGTTTTCCCGAATCCTGAAGGAGAACTTTTGCCGGGTATGTTTATGCGTGCTGTCATAGAGGAAGGCGTTCAGGAAAAAGCCATCCTCATTCCACAGCAGGCAATATTACGTGATGTAAAAGGGAATCCAATGGCGTATGTTGTTAATGAAGACAAGGAAGTTGAAATACGTATGCTTAATCTTGACCGCGCGATTGGTGACCAGTGGCTTGTAACATCGGGTCTGGAAGTTGGTGATCGTTTGGTTATCGAAGGCATCCAGAAAGTTCGTCCCGGTGCTGCTGTAAAAGTTGTTATATATAAAAACGGTAAGGATGCGAAATCCGCCGCACAAAATCAAATGAGCGGGAGTAAATAA
- a CDS encoding efflux RND transporter permease subunit, which produces MFLSNASIRRPVAMGCLIIGLSLLGLNAYRKMGLELMPKLDVPYITITTIYPGASPEQIETDVAKRIEDQVVTIDGLKHVSSSCMENVCQTLLEFNLDVDVDIAATDVREKLDLINEDFPEDVEDPKILKYDINAKPIIYMAITGDLPLDDLYDYADNELRDKLTVISGVADAELIGGNIREVHIILDRDKLAEKGLNSLNILQAIRQGVRLIPSGRIQEKGTEYSVKVDADYYKISDFESMQINSGSGQRCYLRDIGRIEMATEEVRQKAFIDGKQAVYIKIVKKAEANAVKVVDAVKAAVEKLNKELPGGMKLVWVSDDGVFIRASVNSAWSDIGQGVALTALILFLFLYNLRSTFIIAVTMPLTIIIGLFFMQFLGYTLNISTLLAIGLSIGILVTNSIVVMEAIVDRLNKTGDPKEASRLGAAEVATAVIASAGTNVVVLFPIAIMGSMVGKFMKPLAVTMLIMNLVSLFISFTLTPILCSLILKPVDPNRKTILKRVENGFNRFLNVIISGYRKLLTFNEQHRIVAVLVVLVAVLLFIQSLKLAKKVGFSFFKESDQGQIYVKLEYPTRYDLNLTVKRVHEVEEILKDLPELKHTLTAIGRVEGTIGQASQGVYLAQLLLKFSERTERQIALEQLMEITRQKLAKYPECIVTVSQPSIIGGQSTDIELEISGSNLDVLDNLALYAKSIATKENGYIDTDTTVRQGKPELRVLPKRAVLADLGIAATDLGLVLRANIEGIECGTFKQNARNYDIVVLFDKKEGKNQVEQFMFPAGDGKTLMLTNLGDVYQKIAPIQITRKDKQRISKLLSNPSVTKPLGNAIDELSAKLDESGKLPPGYNYKFAGTAEMMDEAMMAFGEAGIIAIVLCFLMLAALLESFKQPWLILVTLPLAIIGVILALALTDESMSMFVMMGMVMLIGIVVNIAILIMDQFNVHVRQGVLIHKAMISAACERFRAILMVTLAAILGMMPLATGKGIGAELRNGVGIASVGGLVVSGVLTLIIMPVLYDLFTRKNHKNKDSITVEN; this is translated from the coding sequence AATGTGTGCCAGACGCTGCTTGAGTTTAATCTTGACGTCGATGTCGATATTGCCGCGACGGATGTTCGTGAAAAACTTGATTTGATAAATGAGGATTTTCCGGAAGATGTGGAAGACCCGAAAATTTTGAAATATGATATTAACGCCAAGCCCATTATATATATGGCCATTACGGGCGATTTGCCGCTGGACGATTTGTATGATTACGCGGACAACGAATTGCGAGACAAGCTGACGGTTATATCGGGCGTCGCGGATGCCGAACTTATCGGCGGAAATATTCGTGAAGTGCATATTATTCTCGACAGAGACAAACTTGCCGAAAAAGGGCTCAACAGCCTGAATATTCTTCAGGCAATACGACAGGGCGTTAGGCTGATTCCTTCCGGCCGAATCCAGGAAAAAGGAACTGAATATTCTGTAAAGGTTGATGCGGATTATTATAAAATTTCTGATTTCGAGTCGATGCAGATAAACAGCGGCAGCGGACAACGTTGCTATCTGCGAGACATCGGCAGAATTGAAATGGCAACCGAAGAAGTTCGCCAAAAAGCATTTATCGACGGCAAACAGGCGGTATATATTAAAATAGTCAAAAAAGCCGAAGCCAACGCCGTTAAAGTTGTTGACGCGGTCAAAGCGGCGGTTGAAAAATTGAACAAAGAATTGCCTGGCGGAATGAAATTGGTCTGGGTTTCCGATGACGGCGTGTTTATCAGGGCCAGCGTGAATAGTGCCTGGAGCGATATAGGGCAGGGCGTTGCTCTTACTGCTTTAATTCTGTTTTTGTTTCTTTATAATCTGCGTTCGACGTTTATCATTGCGGTTACGATGCCGCTGACGATTATCATCGGTCTTTTTTTTATGCAGTTTTTGGGATATACGCTTAATATCTCGACGCTGCTTGCGATTGGATTGTCGATTGGTATTCTGGTTACAAATTCAATCGTTGTTATGGAAGCGATTGTTGACAGACTGAATAAAACCGGAGATCCAAAAGAAGCATCAAGGCTCGGTGCCGCTGAAGTTGCGACTGCTGTTATCGCAAGCGCAGGAACAAACGTTGTTGTGCTTTTCCCGATAGCGATTATGGGCAGTATGGTCGGAAAGTTTATGAAGCCGCTGGCCGTAACAATGCTCATTATGAATCTTGTGTCATTGTTTATATCGTTTACTCTGACGCCGATTTTGTGTTCTTTGATTCTTAAGCCGGTTGATCCGAATAGAAAAACAATTCTTAAGAGAGTGGAAAACGGCTTCAATCGTTTTCTCAATGTTATAATAAGCGGCTACAGAAAATTGTTGACGTTTAATGAGCAGCATCGTATAGTTGCGGTATTAGTTGTTCTCGTAGCTGTATTGTTATTCATACAATCATTAAAGCTCGCCAAGAAGGTCGGTTTCAGCTTTTTCAAGGAAAGCGACCAGGGACAAATCTACGTCAAACTCGAATATCCCACCAGATACGATCTCAATCTGACGGTCAAGCGAGTTCATGAAGTAGAAGAAATACTTAAGGACCTGCCAGAATTAAAACACACTCTGACAGCTATCGGCAGAGTTGAAGGCACTATAGGCCAGGCGTCCCAAGGCGTTTATCTTGCGCAGCTGCTTCTGAAGTTTTCAGAGCGAACGGAACGCCAAATTGCACTTGAGCAGCTTATGGAAATTACAAGACAGAAGCTGGCGAAGTATCCTGAATGTATTGTAACGGTTTCGCAGCCTTCGATTATTGGCGGACAGTCAACGGATATCGAACTTGAAATTTCAGGTTCGAATCTTGATGTGCTTGACAATCTCGCGTTGTATGCCAAGAGCATAGCGACCAAAGAGAACGGATATATTGATACCGACACGACGGTTCGCCAGGGTAAGCCGGAACTGCGAGTTTTGCCGAAAAGAGCGGTGCTTGCGGATTTAGGCATTGCCGCGACAGACTTGGGGCTGGTGTTGCGTGCGAATATCGAAGGTATTGAATGTGGAACATTTAAACAGAACGCTCGCAATTATGATATTGTAGTATTGTTTGATAAAAAGGAAGGCAAAAATCAGGTTGAACAATTTATGTTTCCGGCCGGTGACGGCAAAACTCTGATGTTGACTAATCTCGGCGATGTTTATCAGAAGATTGCTCCGATACAAATAACAAGGAAGGACAAGCAGCGTATATCTAAATTACTGTCGAATCCTTCAGTAACAAAACCGCTCGGCAATGCAATTGATGAATTAAGTGCAAAGCTTGATGAAAGCGGAAAATTGCCTCCGGGATATAATTATAAATTTGCCGGAACCGCGGAAATGATGGATGAAGCTATGATGGCGTTCGGCGAAGCGGGAATTATCGCTATAGTTTTATGCTTCCTTATGCTTGCGGCATTATTGGAATCGTTCAAGCAGCCGTGGCTGATTTTGGTTACGCTGCCTTTGGCTATTATCGGCGTTATATTGGCGCTGGCGTTGACTGATGAAAGTATGTCGATGTTCGTGATGATGGGAATGGTTATGCTCATCGGTATAGTTGTTAATATCGCGATTTTGATTATGGATCAGTTTAACGTTCACGTTAGACAAGGCGTGCTGATTCACAAGGCGATGATTAGTGCCGCGTGCGAACGTTTTAGGGCGATTCTGATGGTTACGTTGGCTGCGATTTTAGGTATGATGCCGCTGGCAACCGGTAAAGGTATCGGAGCGGAATTGAGAAATGGCGTAGGTATTGCTTCTGTCGGCGGTCTGGTTGTTTCGGGCGTACTTACGCTGATAATAATGCCGGTTCTTTATGATTTGTTTACACGTAAAAATCATAAAAACAAAGATAGTATTACTGTTGAAAATTAA